From a single Granulicella aggregans genomic region:
- a CDS encoding energy transducer TonB translates to MRVKKNCLWKWLVAAGFVAVSSSAFAADPAALAKRLHDAANSSSIDDPALKPWHLKITFQLLDKKGATAEEGTIEEWWSPENDKLIYTSPSYNATRLRRGGEIYWTEGQPSAPYLLERLRDEVVHPLAEDEMKDAVPDLRVESFGKVKLDCIMMDHPIKHVAYPPLGLFPTYCLDQDKDRLRDTFRYGSKNVARNSIGTFQGRGVPVDVLISTDARAVAKGHIATLAGSIEEEHFFDPDSTLKPVSGGATKVAGGVIAGKKLSGDVPVFPVEDKQSRTAGAVHLHAVIGTDGRIHQLTVLDAPSATEAISALVAVRTWKYQPYLLNGVPCSVDTTITVNYNFGPG, encoded by the coding sequence GTGAGAGTGAAGAAGAACTGCCTTTGGAAGTGGCTGGTTGCCGCGGGTTTCGTTGCTGTTTCGAGCTCGGCGTTTGCGGCTGATCCGGCGGCGCTGGCGAAGCGGCTGCACGATGCGGCCAATAGTAGCTCGATCGATGATCCGGCGTTGAAGCCCTGGCATCTGAAGATAACCTTTCAACTGCTGGATAAGAAGGGCGCGACCGCGGAAGAGGGGACGATCGAAGAGTGGTGGTCTCCTGAGAATGACAAACTGATCTACACGTCGCCTTCCTACAATGCAACCAGGCTTCGGCGGGGTGGAGAGATTTACTGGACTGAGGGCCAGCCTTCGGCCCCTTATCTACTCGAACGGCTGCGGGATGAGGTCGTGCATCCGCTGGCAGAGGACGAGATGAAGGATGCCGTGCCGGATCTGCGCGTCGAGAGCTTTGGCAAAGTGAAACTCGACTGCATCATGATGGACCACCCGATCAAGCATGTCGCCTATCCTCCGCTGGGGTTGTTTCCGACCTACTGCCTCGACCAGGACAAGGACCGGCTTCGCGATACGTTTCGGTATGGCTCGAAGAACGTGGCGCGAAACAGCATCGGGACGTTTCAGGGCCGGGGCGTTCCCGTGGATGTCCTGATCTCCACGGATGCACGAGCCGTGGCAAAAGGGCATATTGCGACGCTCGCAGGCTCAATCGAGGAGGAGCATTTTTTCGATCCGGACAGCACGTTGAAGCCGGTCAGCGGCGGCGCGACGAAGGTGGCTGGCGGTGTGATCGCGGGCAAGAAGCTATCGGGAGATGTGCCCGTCTTTCCTGTAGAAGATAAGCAGAGCCGTACTGCGGGAGCGGTCCATCTTCACGCTGTCATCGGGACTGATGGGCGAATTCATCAACTGACGGTGTTGGATGCTCCCAGTGCTACCGAGGCCATCTCGGCGTTAGTGGCGGTGCGGACGTGGAAGTATCAGCCGTATTTGTTGAATGGGGTCCCCTGCTCGGTCGACACTACAATTACAGTGAATTACAACTTTGGGCCGGGATAG
- a CDS encoding adenine phosphoribosyltransferase — MVLKEKINCEPLKELVRTVPDFPKPGILFYDITTLLKDKTGFAQLIDAFAAYYIGKEVDLVLGIEARGFIFGPALAYRLNAGFVPVRKPKKLPAPTAKVTYDLEYGTDSLEIHLDAIEPGQRVVIVDDLLATGGTMEATVKLVRQLGGEVVGLGFAIELDFLQGAAKFKEYDVFSLLHYDE; from the coding sequence ATGGTGTTGAAAGAGAAGATCAACTGCGAACCGCTGAAGGAACTGGTTCGCACCGTTCCCGATTTCCCCAAGCCGGGGATTCTGTTCTACGACATTACGACGCTGCTGAAGGACAAGACCGGGTTCGCGCAGTTGATCGACGCGTTTGCGGCTTACTACATTGGCAAGGAAGTGGACCTTGTACTGGGTATCGAGGCGCGTGGGTTCATCTTTGGACCGGCGCTCGCTTATCGGCTGAATGCTGGTTTTGTGCCCGTGCGCAAGCCTAAGAAGCTGCCCGCTCCCACGGCGAAGGTGACCTATGACCTGGAGTATGGGACGGATTCGCTGGAGATACATCTCGATGCGATTGAGCCCGGGCAGCGGGTGGTGATCGTCGACGACCTGCTGGCCACCGGAGGCACGATGGAAGCCACCGTGAAGCTGGTGCGGCAGCTGGGCGGCGAGGTTGTCGGGCTTGGGTTTGCGATTGAGCTGGACTTCCTGCAGGGTGCGGCGAAGTTCAAGGAGTATGACGTGTTCAGCTTGCTGCACTATGACGAGTAG
- a CDS encoding acylphosphatase, protein MVIHFLVRGRVQGVGFRWYVHREAAEIGLRGWVRNVPEGHVEIVAMGTEAELAELRAAVKKGSRGSRVDAVIEHELAESEGEALGPFEIEGAW, encoded by the coding sequence ATGGTGATTCACTTTCTTGTTAGAGGCCGCGTTCAGGGCGTCGGCTTCCGCTGGTACGTCCATCGCGAGGCGGCGGAGATTGGGCTGCGCGGATGGGTGCGGAATGTTCCCGAGGGGCATGTCGAGATTGTCGCTATGGGGACAGAGGCCGAGCTTGCGGAGTTGCGGGCGGCGGTGAAGAAGGGCTCGCGCGGCAGCCGCGTCGATGCCGTCATCGAACATGAACTGGCCGAGAGCGAAGGCGAGGCTCTGGGGCCATTTGAGATTGAAGGAGCCTGGTAG
- a CDS encoding DNA-binding protein: MLKAGEFSGAYYLAGYAIECALKACFAKAVRRHDFPDRISSRKVFTHSLVELIDLALMKAELDKEMKANLKLEASWNEVRRWTEESRYAIWSRDQAETLIRAIERRRDGVLPWIKQRW; encoded by the coding sequence TTGCTGAAAGCTGGCGAATTTAGCGGAGCTTATTACCTCGCCGGTTATGCCATCGAATGTGCATTGAAGGCATGCTTTGCAAAAGCGGTTAGGCGGCACGACTTTCCCGATAGGATCAGTTCAAGGAAGGTCTTCACTCATAGCCTTGTTGAGCTTATCGATCTGGCGTTGATGAAAGCCGAGTTGGACAAGGAGATGAAGGCGAATCTGAAGCTTGAGGCTAGTTGGAACGAAGTGCGCCGATGGACGGAAGAGAGCCGCTATGCCATTTGGTCTAGAGATCAAGCGGAGACCCTGATACGGGCGATCGAACGCCGGAGAGATGGAGTGCTGCCATGGATCAAGCAACGCTGGTAG
- the efp gene encoding elongation factor P: MSIPATQMRPGMIIKYNNDLHMVFSVEHRTPGNLRAFIQAKLKNVRTGAMFVERFRSPDPIERVYVDEVKMEFLYNDGEDYYFMDESFEQTMLKRETLGDAVEFLTPNLSISVSFHDGKAVGIELPTHVEMTVMETEPGIRSATASSVTKPAKMETGLVVQVPPFINEGEKIRVDTAEGSYMSRA; this comes from the coding sequence ATGTCGATTCCCGCAACGCAGATGCGCCCGGGCATGATTATCAAGTACAACAACGACCTCCACATGGTCTTCTCGGTGGAGCACCGGACGCCCGGCAACCTGCGGGCGTTCATCCAGGCGAAGCTGAAGAATGTGCGCACGGGAGCGATGTTCGTGGAGCGCTTTCGTTCGCCCGACCCGATCGAGCGCGTTTACGTCGACGAGGTCAAGATGGAGTTCCTCTACAACGACGGCGAAGACTACTACTTCATGGACGAGAGCTTCGAGCAGACGATGCTGAAGCGCGAGACGCTGGGCGACGCAGTGGAGTTCCTGACGCCGAACCTGTCGATCAGCGTGAGCTTCCATGATGGCAAGGCGGTGGGTATCGAACTGCCGACACACGTTGAGATGACGGTAATGGAGACCGAGCCGGGGATCCGGTCGGCGACGGCGTCTTCCGTGACCAAGCCGGCGAAGATGGAGACGGGCCTTGTGGTGCAGGTGCCGCCGTTCATCAATGAAGGCGAGAAGATTCGCGTGGATACGGCGGAAGGCTCGTATATGAGCCGGGCGTAG
- a CDS encoding anthranilate synthase component II — protein MIFVLDNYDSFTYNLVQYMGELGAEMVIRRNDELTPEEVEALNPERILISPGPCTPQDAGISMDLIKHFARPDAPRRVPILGVCLGHQAIGAAFGGNVIRAQKLMHGKTSEVEHDGKTIFAGIPSAMTCTRYHSLIVEDKDLPEVLEVSARAVTTDADEPGTIMGLRHRELPIEGVQFHPESVLTVHGKQIIENFLRMQ, from the coding sequence ATGATCTTCGTTCTCGACAACTACGACTCCTTCACCTACAACCTGGTCCAGTACATGGGCGAGCTTGGCGCGGAGATGGTGATCCGGCGCAACGACGAACTGACGCCCGAGGAAGTCGAAGCGCTGAATCCCGAGCGGATCCTGATCTCGCCCGGGCCGTGTACGCCGCAGGATGCGGGCATCAGCATGGACCTGATCAAGCACTTTGCGCGGCCGGATGCTCCGCGCCGGGTGCCAATTCTGGGGGTATGCCTTGGGCATCAGGCGATCGGGGCGGCGTTTGGCGGCAATGTGATCCGCGCGCAGAAGCTGATGCACGGCAAGACCAGCGAGGTCGAGCACGACGGAAAGACGATCTTCGCCGGGATACCTTCGGCGATGACCTGCACCCGGTATCACTCGCTGATCGTCGAGGACAAGGACCTGCCGGAGGTGCTGGAGGTCTCGGCGCGGGCGGTGACGACGGACGCCGATGAGCCCGGCACGATTATGGGGCTCAGACATCGCGAGCTGCCGATCGAGGGCGTGCAGTTCCATCCCGAGAGCGTGTTGACGGTGCATGGCAAGCAGATCATCGAGAACTTCCTGAGGATGCAATGA
- a CDS encoding UPF0175 family protein, with protein sequence MQAGVFFDCADHHRHSGQPCGQYLPPGKDAARAVMEDALVQAYREERISGRQLMEALDIPTRYELDGFLKARQVWIEYTPEELEQERLVSQALRESRAAQLQG encoded by the coding sequence ATGCAGGCGGGTGTATTCTTTGACTGTGCAGATCACCATAGACATTCCGGACAGCCTTGCGGCCAGTACCTACCCCCAGGCAAGGACGCAGCGCGGGCGGTGATGGAAGACGCGCTGGTGCAGGCGTACCGCGAGGAACGCATCTCCGGGCGGCAGTTGATGGAGGCGCTCGACATCCCAACGCGCTATGAGCTGGACGGCTTTCTGAAGGCGCGGCAGGTGTGGATCGAGTACACGCCCGAGGAGCTGGAACAGGAGCGCCTGGTGAGCCAGGCACTGCGCGAAAGCCGGGCGGCACAACTACAAGGATGA
- the trpE gene encoding anthranilate synthase component I yields the protein MPSQYQTVPSAREFKALSKSHTLVPVYRTVTADLETPVSAFLRIAAEAPEAFLLESVEGGERVGRYTFIGIEPYKKMVSRGTSIFAEEGRKRRSFEGDIFEELKSALSGHTPARLPGLPPFTAGAVGFFSYDVVRQIEKLPSLAKDELGVPDACLMFFDQVIAFDHVKKEIHLMVTADLKRQPKEGAYERASKRLDKLEKRLASALPKMSRKKIAGKLKITARTPKAAFLKAVAKTKEYVASGDVFQCVLSQRFDCEPGVDAFEVYRSLRIVNPSPYMYFLRFGLEPVAGSKKKASVGHIVGASPELLVRVHDRNVEYRPIAGTRPRSADEAADRALEADLRADEKEVAEHIMLVDLGRNDVGRVSEFGSVKVKDLMFVERYSHVMHLVSAVEGKLKAELAPIDAFKACFPAGTLSGAPKIRAMEIIEELEPTRRGVYGGSILYADFNGNLDSCIAIRTLFMDGKQGHIQAGAGIVADSVAENEYVECGNKARAVVRAIERARGA from the coding sequence ATGCCGAGCCAGTATCAGACCGTCCCTTCCGCGCGCGAGTTCAAAGCGCTTTCCAAATCTCATACGCTGGTTCCGGTTTACCGGACTGTTACCGCCGACCTTGAAACTCCCGTTTCGGCGTTTCTGAGGATCGCGGCGGAGGCGCCCGAGGCGTTTCTGCTCGAGTCCGTCGAGGGTGGCGAGCGCGTTGGCCGCTATACGTTTATCGGCATCGAGCCGTACAAGAAGATGGTGTCGCGGGGGACTTCCATCTTTGCAGAAGAGGGCAGGAAGCGGCGGAGCTTCGAGGGCGACATCTTCGAGGAGCTGAAGTCGGCACTCAGCGGACACACCCCGGCACGACTGCCGGGATTGCCTCCGTTTACGGCTGGGGCGGTAGGGTTCTTTTCGTACGATGTCGTGCGGCAGATCGAAAAGCTGCCCTCGCTAGCGAAGGATGAGCTGGGCGTGCCCGATGCGTGCCTGATGTTCTTCGACCAGGTGATCGCCTTCGACCACGTCAAGAAAGAGATCCACCTGATGGTGACCGCCGACCTGAAGCGGCAGCCGAAGGAAGGCGCGTACGAACGGGCTTCGAAGCGGCTGGACAAGCTGGAGAAGCGGTTAGCTTCGGCACTGCCGAAGATGAGTCGCAAGAAGATCGCGGGCAAGCTGAAGATCACGGCGCGGACGCCCAAGGCGGCGTTCCTGAAGGCGGTCGCGAAGACGAAGGAGTATGTGGCTTCGGGCGATGTCTTCCAGTGCGTGCTCTCGCAGCGGTTCGACTGCGAACCGGGAGTGGATGCGTTTGAGGTCTATCGTTCTCTGCGGATCGTGAACCCGTCGCCGTATATGTACTTCCTGCGCTTCGGTCTGGAACCGGTGGCGGGTTCTAAGAAGAAGGCCAGCGTTGGCCACATTGTGGGAGCATCGCCTGAACTTCTGGTGCGGGTGCATGACCGCAATGTCGAGTACCGTCCCATCGCTGGAACACGTCCGCGCTCTGCGGATGAGGCAGCTGACCGGGCGCTTGAGGCCGATCTGCGAGCGGACGAAAAAGAGGTCGCCGAGCACATTATGCTGGTCGATCTTGGACGCAACGATGTAGGCAGAGTAAGCGAGTTCGGCTCCGTGAAGGTAAAGGACCTGATGTTCGTCGAGCGCTACAGCCACGTGATGCACCTGGTCAGCGCGGTCGAGGGCAAGCTGAAGGCGGAGCTTGCGCCGATCGATGCGTTCAAGGCGTGCTTCCCTGCCGGGACGCTCAGCGGCGCTCCGAAGATCCGCGCGATGGAGATCATCGAAGAGCTGGAACCGACACGGCGCGGCGTGTATGGCGGCAGCATTCTGTATGCGGACTTCAACGGCAATCTCGATAGCTGCATCGCCATCCGGACGCTGTTTATGGATGGCAAGCAGGGACACATCCAGGCAGGCGCGGGGATCGTGGCGGACTCCGTGGCGGAGAACGAGTATGTGGAGTGCGGCAACAAGGCGCGAGCGGTGGTGAGGGCGATTGAGCGGGCTCGGGGAGCGTAA
- a CDS encoding Glu/Leu/Phe/Val family dehydrogenase, which produces MTLEQETNPWEAQAFRFDLAAKKLNLDPGIWKVLRYPQREIIVHIPVAMDDGTIEVFTGYRVQHSISRGPAKGGIRYSPDVSLDEVRALASWMTWKCAVVNIPFGGAKGGVICDPKKMSHGELERMTRRYTAELIEFIGPEKDVPAPDMGTDEQTMAWIMDTYSMHMRQTVTSVVTGKPVSIGGSRGRREATGRGISVVCDSALKYLNMPVEGCRVIVQGFGNVGSNAAKLLHEKGYTLIGITEFDGALYDANGIDIPSLTSHRKRAGTINGFGGAQAVDKDELITRECEILIPAATENVITSKNAAQLKCRILCEGANGPTTVVADEILAEKGIFVIPDILANAGGVTTSYFEWVQDRMGYFWTEKEVNDRLDTIMSASFDDVVAYATAHSVNNRIAAYMLAIDRVAYTTKQRGIYA; this is translated from the coding sequence ATGACCCTCGAACAGGAGACCAACCCCTGGGAAGCGCAGGCTTTCCGCTTCGACCTCGCTGCCAAGAAGCTCAACCTCGACCCCGGCATCTGGAAGGTCCTCCGCTACCCGCAGCGTGAGATCATCGTCCACATCCCCGTCGCCATGGATGACGGCACCATCGAAGTCTTCACCGGCTACCGCGTCCAGCACTCCATCTCGCGCGGCCCTGCCAAGGGCGGCATCCGCTACTCACCCGACGTCTCGCTCGACGAAGTCCGCGCCCTCGCCTCCTGGATGACCTGGAAGTGCGCCGTCGTCAACATCCCCTTCGGCGGAGCTAAGGGCGGCGTCATCTGCGACCCCAAGAAGATGTCTCATGGCGAGCTCGAACGCATGACCCGCCGCTACACCGCTGAACTGATCGAGTTCATCGGACCTGAAAAAGACGTCCCCGCCCCCGACATGGGCACCGACGAGCAGACCATGGCCTGGATCATGGACACCTACTCGATGCACATGCGCCAGACCGTCACCTCGGTCGTGACGGGCAAGCCAGTAAGTATTGGCGGTTCAAGAGGGCGTCGCGAGGCGACCGGACGCGGCATCTCCGTCGTCTGCGACTCCGCGCTGAAGTACCTCAACATGCCGGTGGAAGGCTGTCGCGTCATCGTCCAGGGCTTCGGCAACGTCGGCTCGAACGCCGCCAAGCTGCTGCACGAGAAGGGCTACACCCTCATCGGCATCACGGAGTTCGACGGCGCTCTCTACGACGCCAACGGCATCGACATCCCGTCGCTCACCTCGCACCGCAAGCGTGCTGGAACGATCAACGGCTTCGGCGGAGCGCAGGCCGTCGATAAGGACGAACTGATCACCCGCGAGTGCGAGATCCTCATCCCCGCCGCGACCGAGAACGTCATCACCAGCAAGAACGCGGCGCAGTTGAAGTGCCGCATCCTCTGCGAGGGCGCAAACGGCCCGACTACCGTCGTCGCCGACGAGATCCTCGCCGAAAAGGGCATCTTCGTCATCCCCGACATCCTCGCCAACGCCGGTGGCGTCACCACCAGCTACTTCGAGTGGGTGCAGGACCGCATGGGCTACTTCTGGACGGAGAAGGAAGTCAACGACCGTCTCGATACGATCATGTCCGCCAGCTTCGACGACGTCGTCGCCTACGCCACCGCGCACTCGGTCAACAACCGGATCGCGGCGTATATGCTGGCGATCGACCGCGTGGCCTACACCACCAAGCAGCGCGGAATTTACGCTTAG
- a CDS encoding Ig-like domain-containing protein produces MHPADSGLYPTTVGLYLCVKGSTDYPCPDPPISDRTIISDIVITYGQTVSGDAQVSSAIGGTLTFYEDTTPFCTIPAYFQETYCPSFGGPFDAGTHVLTAVFSGDPVYAGSTSNAVQVTVLPEVTTAVLRSSLNPAGQGQPVTFTAVFSGKYTPPTGPVVFYDGETPIATAALDGTGTAFFTTSTLAPGPHAITARFAGSLDFLASQSNPIEEQIVPGTETSIESNLNPSATGQNVTFTATVSTSVASTNRPAGTVSFRDGSRTFAAVPVTSKGTLNVAQTTISTLGVGTHSITAMYSGDSANSSSVSPVLVQQVNNAVTSPPYGYTLTVTPTPVSVLIGQTATLTVTVTPFGGFMGPVGLSCSDMPNESACSFTDATIPSGGGSTTLNLSTTFPHGCGSNLPYGSQAASKTPGAGVGRVLSCGVCALAGVLLFLRKRRTWFNRLLGLVVICGIAGLSGCSGNCTDFGTAPGHYTFKVNGAAPSNTQGTTGGTATSNVSTSVALTVEL; encoded by the coding sequence TTGCATCCGGCGGATTCAGGCCTCTACCCCACCACCGTTGGACTCTATCTCTGCGTCAAGGGTTCCACCGACTATCCGTGTCCGGACCCACCGATCTCTGACCGCACCATCATCAGCGACATCGTCATCACATACGGCCAGACCGTCAGCGGCGACGCCCAGGTCAGCTCGGCGATCGGAGGCACGCTTACCTTTTACGAAGACACCACACCGTTCTGCACCATACCGGCTTACTTCCAGGAGACCTACTGTCCGAGCTTTGGAGGTCCATTTGATGCGGGCACGCACGTCCTGACGGCGGTCTTCTCCGGCGATCCAGTGTATGCGGGATCGACCTCAAACGCAGTCCAGGTAACCGTGCTTCCCGAGGTCACGACGGCCGTGCTGCGATCTTCGCTCAACCCGGCAGGGCAGGGGCAACCGGTCACCTTTACTGCCGTCTTCTCAGGCAAGTACACGCCGCCGACAGGTCCAGTCGTCTTCTACGACGGCGAGACGCCGATAGCAACCGCAGCCCTCGATGGGACCGGAACCGCGTTCTTCACTACCTCCACGCTGGCCCCGGGGCCACATGCGATTACCGCCAGGTTCGCTGGAAGCCTTGACTTCCTCGCATCGCAATCGAACCCGATTGAAGAACAGATCGTTCCCGGCACGGAGACGTCGATCGAGTCGAACCTCAATCCGTCCGCTACCGGCCAGAACGTTACCTTTACCGCGACCGTTTCAACAAGCGTCGCATCCACCAATCGGCCGGCCGGAACAGTCAGCTTCCGGGATGGCAGCCGAACCTTCGCAGCTGTGCCGGTGACTTCCAAAGGCACGCTAAACGTAGCGCAGACGACGATCTCGACGCTCGGCGTAGGGACCCACAGCATCACGGCGATGTACTCCGGAGATAGCGCGAATTCGTCCAGCGTATCTCCTGTTCTGGTTCAGCAGGTGAACAACGCGGTCACCTCGCCGCCTTATGGCTACACGCTTACAGTGACCCCCACGCCAGTCTCTGTGCTGATTGGCCAGACGGCAACGCTGACAGTAACAGTCACGCCATTCGGTGGGTTTATGGGCCCGGTCGGGCTGAGTTGCAGTGATATGCCCAACGAGTCCGCCTGCAGTTTCACCGATGCGACGATCCCCAGCGGTGGCGGGTCGACGACGCTGAATCTGAGCACGACGTTTCCGCACGGTTGCGGCTCGAACCTACCCTATGGCAGCCAGGCAGCGTCAAAAACGCCCGGAGCCGGCGTGGGTCGGGTGCTGAGTTGCGGCGTCTGCGCTTTGGCCGGAGTGCTCCTGTTCCTGCGCAAGCGTCGCACATGGTTCAACCGCTTGCTTGGGCTGGTGGTTATCTGCGGAATCGCAGGTCTGAGCGGTTGCAGCGGTAATTGCACGGACTTCGGTACCGCGCCGGGTCACTACACCTTCAAAGTGAACGGTGCTGCTCCGAGCAATACCCAAGGCACCACCGGCGGCACGGCCACGTCGAACGTCTCAACCAGTGTGGCGCTTACGGTAGAGCTATAA